The Halarchaeum grantii genome includes a window with the following:
- a CDS encoding type IV pilin codes for MELKQPLDDDRGVSPVIGVILMVAITVILAAVIGTFVLGLGSQVGNNAPQASFSYEYANFSSSGNQTISITSQGSNSPIQAESVTVSVSGDTIYYGENQSFVSPAQSNVTKASNSTWPADKISAGATLRAQSEAGNPFGTGETVRVVWSSGSGQSSIISSSTTPS; via the coding sequence ATGGAACTGAAGCAGCCCCTCGATGACGACCGTGGTGTCTCCCCGGTGATCGGAGTCATCCTGATGGTCGCGATCACGGTGATTCTCGCGGCCGTCATCGGGACGTTCGTCCTCGGACTCGGCAGTCAGGTCGGGAACAACGCACCGCAGGCCAGCTTCAGCTACGAATACGCGAACTTCTCCAGCTCGGGGAACCAGACGATCAGCATCACTAGTCAGGGGAGTAACTCCCCGATACAGGCGGAATCGGTCACCGTCTCTGTCAGCGGCGACACCATTTACTACGGTGAAAACCAGTCGTTCGTCTCCCCTGCACAGAGTAATGTAACGAAGGCCAGCAACAGCACGTGGCCCGCGGACAAGATTTCCGCCGGTGCCACGCTGAGGGCCCAGAGTGAGGCTGGCAATCCGTTCGGTACCGGTGAGACGGTCCGTGTCGTCTGGAGCTCCGGTTCCGGGCAGTCCTCGATCATCAGTTCGTCGACGACGCCGAGCTAA
- a CDS encoding type IV pilin — protein MKLSNLFNADDRGVSPVIGVILMVAITVILAAVIGTFVLGLGSQVGNNAPQASFDWDSGNMSSVNATLQSSGSAISTSDLNVTSSQSSVNISNRGSLSDKLSAGDTLRIESVSDWNDGQKVNLVWSSDSGQSSIISSWTYNA, from the coding sequence ATGAAACTAAGCAATCTGTTCAACGCGGACGACCGTGGCGTCTCCCCGGTGATCGGAGTCATCCTGATGGTCGCGATCACGGTGATTCTCGCGGCTGTCATCGGGACGTTCGTTCTCGGACTCGGCAGTCAGGTCGGGAACAACGCACCGCAGGCCAGCTTCGACTGGGATAGTGGAAATATGTCGTCGGTGAACGCGACGCTTCAGAGTAGCGGCTCGGCGATCTCCACGTCGGATTTGAACGTGACGTCGAGCCAATCCTCGGTCAACATCTCGAACCGTGGTTCGCTCAGTGACAAGCTCTCGGCGGGCGACACGTTACGCATCGAATCCGTCTCCGATTGGAATGACGGGCAGAAGGTGAACCTCGTCTGGAGTTCCGACTCCGGCCAGTCCTCGATCATCTCGTCGTGGACGTACAACGCCTAA
- the trmY gene encoding tRNA (pseudouridine(54)-N(1))-methyltransferase TrmY has product MRHFVVHGHDAPTTADFDLADLAGGAGRLDVLCRCVNSAVFLSHGIREDVRVSLVLADDLTVRFEGSELRYLNPDERNIAGMLRKAIDAKGNAIGHREANPSPGVYVSKRGFEPTLDDAAARGTVLELHEDGRPLPDVEPPADPVFVLSDHRDFTDAEATHLADSSDERVRVGPEILHADHAITVAHNYLDTDAYTSY; this is encoded by the coding sequence ATGCGCCACTTCGTCGTTCACGGCCACGACGCCCCAACCACCGCCGACTTCGACCTCGCCGACCTCGCGGGCGGCGCCGGCCGCCTCGACGTCCTCTGCCGGTGCGTGAACTCCGCGGTGTTCCTCTCGCACGGCATCCGCGAGGACGTCCGGGTGTCGCTCGTCCTCGCCGACGACCTCACCGTCCGCTTCGAGGGGAGCGAACTGCGCTATCTCAACCCCGACGAGCGCAACATCGCGGGGATGCTCCGCAAAGCCATCGACGCCAAGGGGAACGCCATCGGCCACCGCGAAGCCAACCCCTCCCCCGGCGTCTACGTCTCGAAGCGCGGCTTCGAACCCACGCTCGACGACGCCGCCGCGCGCGGGACCGTCCTCGAACTCCACGAGGACGGCCGCCCCCTCCCCGACGTCGAACCACCCGCGGACCCGGTCTTCGTCCTCTCCGACCACCGCGACTTCACCGACGCCGAAGCCACGCACCTCGCCGATTCGAGCGACGAACGCGTCCGCGTCGGCCCCGAAATCCTCCACGCCGACCACGCCATCACCGTCGCGCACAACTACCTCGACACCGACGCCTACACGTCCTACTGA
- a CDS encoding DUF7544 domain-containing protein — translation MALHAVDDVTDALSTTTAFLRKLTPVEWLKLALVAVLTGGVSSGFSGSGNVNTGDVGTVPDAGLPHGSLGDVLATVPLWAWALLGVALLLGVAFAVIGAALEFTFVDALVTGDVELRATLADHWGQGLRLFAFRFLLGTLVLGVFALAIAPVLLGLPVGALFLLLLPVGVILALCVAVVLGFTRAFVVPIMYREGVGVLAGWRHFWGVLRAHPKEYGVFFVANLVLTLVGGVAVAIVLFIALVPVVLVLGLVFGLPFVLAGAGGALAWTWLGAGLLLGLLTTLLLGGLVSAPVQAYLRYYALLLLGDTETSLDLIPERRAAARNDDADGDGGDAA, via the coding sequence CGTCGAGTGGCTGAAACTCGCGCTCGTCGCCGTCCTCACCGGCGGCGTCAGTAGCGGGTTCTCCGGCTCCGGGAACGTCAACACCGGCGACGTCGGGACCGTCCCGGACGCCGGCCTCCCCCACGGGTCGCTCGGTGACGTGCTCGCCACCGTCCCGCTCTGGGCGTGGGCGCTCCTCGGAGTCGCGCTCCTCCTCGGCGTCGCGTTCGCCGTCATCGGCGCCGCCCTCGAGTTCACGTTCGTCGACGCCCTCGTCACCGGCGACGTCGAACTGCGCGCCACCCTCGCCGACCACTGGGGGCAGGGCCTGCGCCTCTTCGCCTTCCGCTTCCTCCTCGGCACTCTCGTCCTCGGGGTGTTCGCGCTCGCCATCGCGCCCGTGCTGCTCGGCCTCCCCGTCGGCGCGCTCTTCCTCCTCCTGCTCCCCGTCGGCGTCATCCTCGCGCTCTGCGTCGCCGTCGTCCTCGGCTTCACGCGCGCGTTCGTCGTCCCCATCATGTACCGCGAGGGCGTCGGCGTCCTCGCCGGCTGGCGGCACTTCTGGGGCGTCCTGCGCGCGCATCCGAAGGAGTACGGCGTCTTCTTCGTCGCGAACCTCGTGCTGACGCTCGTCGGCGGCGTCGCCGTCGCCATCGTCCTCTTCATCGCGCTCGTCCCCGTGGTGCTCGTCCTCGGCCTCGTCTTCGGCCTCCCGTTCGTGCTCGCCGGCGCGGGCGGCGCCCTCGCGTGGACGTGGCTCGGCGCCGGCCTCCTCCTCGGGCTCCTCACCACCCTCCTCCTCGGCGGCCTCGTCTCCGCGCCCGTACAGGCCTATCTGCGCTACTACGCGCTCCTCCTCCTCGGCGACACCGAGACGAGCCTCGACCTGATCCCCGAGCGCCGCGCCGCCGCGCGGAACGACGACGCGGACGGCGACGGGGGCGACGCCGCCTGA